A single genomic interval of Polaribacter vadi harbors:
- a CDS encoding site-specific integrase, whose amino-acid sequence MNNLFSFIFYIKRSKADKNGKANVYLRITVNGKRSELSISKKVDVNKWVATAGKLRGGSAEAQQLNRYIDDISNKIHKIHQKLVEENKKITALKIREIFCGKDENQKMLLVIFQDHNNQVERLVGKDFAPGTLERYKTAKKHLEAFIKLEYKLEDINIKDVNHKFIRGFEYYLKTERNCSHNTAIKYITNFKKIIRIAYANDWISKDPFYNWKARLKTVDREFLSKEEIQKLVEKSFSIKRLEQVKDIFLFSCFTGLAYSDVKKLSKNDLVIGIDGDIWIKTKRTKTNTRSNIPLLTTAEAILDKYSEHSGVEQSEFLLPVLSNQKMNAYLKEIADVCEINKNLTFHLARHTFATTVTLTNGVPIESVSKMLGHKSLKTTQHYAKILDRKVSEDMQELKQKLKIANS is encoded by the coding sequence ATGAATAATTTATTTTCTTTCATCTTTTATATCAAGCGTAGTAAGGCAGATAAGAACGGAAAAGCGAATGTATACTTGCGTATAACAGTGAATGGTAAACGTTCGGAGCTTAGTATTTCAAAAAAAGTAGATGTAAATAAATGGGTAGCAACAGCAGGTAAACTAAGAGGTGGTTCAGCAGAAGCTCAACAACTAAATAGATATATAGATGACATTTCGAATAAGATTCATAAAATACATCAGAAGTTGGTGGAAGAGAATAAAAAAATTACTGCTCTTAAAATAAGAGAAATATTTTGTGGTAAAGATGAAAATCAAAAAATGCTTCTTGTAATATTCCAGGACCATAATAATCAAGTAGAAAGATTAGTTGGAAAAGATTTTGCTCCAGGAACACTTGAAAGGTATAAGACAGCAAAAAAACATTTAGAAGCTTTTATCAAATTAGAATACAAGTTAGAGGATATCAATATAAAAGATGTGAATCATAAATTTATTCGTGGTTTTGAATATTATTTAAAGACAGAAAGAAACTGCAGCCATAATACGGCTATTAAGTATATAACTAATTTTAAGAAGATAATAAGAATCGCTTATGCTAATGATTGGATAAGTAAAGATCCTTTCTATAATTGGAAAGCAAGGCTTAAAACTGTTGATAGAGAATTCTTATCTAAAGAAGAAATTCAAAAATTAGTAGAAAAATCTTTTTCGATTAAACGTTTAGAACAAGTTAAAGACATATTTTTGTTTAGTTGTTTTACTGGTCTAGCATATTCAGATGTCAAGAAATTGTCTAAGAATGACCTTGTAATTGGAATTGATGGTGATATATGGATAAAAACCAAAAGAACAAAAACCAATACTAGAAGTAATATTCCATTACTAACTACTGCAGAAGCTATTTTAGATAAATATAGTGAACACTCAGGTGTTGAGCAAAGTGAATTCTTATTACCGGTTTTAAGTAATCAAAAAATGAATGCCTATTTAAAAGAGATCGCAGATGTTTGCGAAATTAATAAAAACCTAACCTTTCATTTAGCGCGTCATACTTTTGCTACAACTGTGACTCTTACAAATGGTGTTCCTATAGAATCAGTTAGTAAAATGTTAGGGCATAAATCATTAAAAACGACCCAACACTATGCGAAGATTTTAGATAGAAAGGTAAGTGAAGATATGCAAGAACTTAAACAGAAATTAAAAATTGCTAACTCTTAA
- a CDS encoding carboxylesterase family protein encodes MDSIKLKLDFYKPRKMDSKTPLILYAHGGGFSGGKRDDEYIESFANNMAERGYAVASISYQLTRQNLGFDCNTNSTDKINTFNSVSNDISYAINYLIKYKEKFNINPEQIILMGTSAGAEAVLNLAYVHDNKILSKDFKFAGVISMAGAIITLDKINSKTAIPTQLFHGTDDKLVPYNIAPHHYCDKNSVGYLKLYGSKAIANKLKEIDKPFYLFTIKKGNHSWSGRPMNQCRKEIVDFLYYDVLKNNNRQTEIAI; translated from the coding sequence TTGGATAGTATTAAATTAAAATTAGATTTTTACAAACCAAGAAAAATGGATTCTAAAACCCCTTTAATTTTATATGCTCATGGAGGTGGTTTTTCTGGAGGAAAAAGAGATGATGAATACATAGAATCGTTCGCTAATAATATGGCTGAACGTGGTTATGCTGTTGCTTCAATCTCTTATCAATTAACCAGGCAAAACCTTGGTTTTGATTGCAACACAAATTCAACAGATAAGATAAATACATTTAATTCTGTATCTAATGATATTAGTTATGCTATTAATTATTTAATAAAATATAAAGAGAAATTTAATATTAATCCTGAACAAATCATCTTAATGGGCACAAGTGCTGGAGCAGAAGCTGTTTTGAATTTAGCCTATGTGCACGATAATAAAATATTATCAAAAGATTTTAAATTTGCGGGTGTTATTAGTATGGCTGGTGCTATAATTACTTTGGATAAAATAAACAGTAAAACAGCAATTCCTACCCAATTATTTCATGGAACTGATGATAAGTTAGTGCCTTATAATATTGCTCCTCATCATTATTGTGATAAAAATAGTGTAGGATATTTAAAATTATATGGCTCAAAAGCTATAGCCAATAAACTTAAAGAAATTGATAAACCTTTTTATTTATTCACTATTAAAAAAGGAAATCATAGTTGGTCTGGAAGACCTATGAACCAATGCAGAAAAGAAATTGTTGATTTTTTATATTATGATGTTTTAAAAAATAATAATAGACAAACTGAAATTGCAATATAA
- a CDS encoding DUF3467 domain-containing protein — MEENKNKEGQLNIELDQEVAEGTYSNLAIINHSVSEFIVDFINIMPGVPKAKVKSRIILTPQHAKRLAKALADNVRKFEQQNGEIKDYEQPPVPMNFGPTGQA, encoded by the coding sequence ATGGAAGAAAATAAAAACAAAGAAGGACAATTAAATATTGAGTTAGATCAAGAAGTTGCTGAAGGAACCTATTCTAATTTGGCAATAATAAATCATTCTGTATCAGAATTTATTGTTGATTTTATAAATATTATGCCAGGAGTTCCTAAGGCAAAAGTAAAATCTAGAATTATATTAACTCCACAACATGCAAAAAGATTGGCAAAAGCTTTGGCTGATAATGTTCGAAAATTCGAACAGCAAAATGGCGAAATAAAAGATTACGAGCAACCTCCAGTTCCGATGAATTTTGGACCTACTGGACAGGCTTAA
- a CDS encoding sugar porter family MFS transporter, translating to MNNKILVWSITAALAGFLFGFDTVVISGADKKLQLLWNSSDVFHGSVVMAMALWGTVIGAIFGGIPTNKLGRKKTLLIIGILYTVSAIGSGLANDPYTFAFFRFLGGLGVGASTIAAPAYISEIAPAKYRGRLVALYQFNIVLGILIAFLSNYLLNDIGENAWRWMVGVEAIPALIYSLFVLTVPKSPRWLLSKFRSDEAKEVLSIINPDVDPEILLLEMNSDNKKEDLKETIFLKKYRFPLALAFLIAMFNQLSGINAFLYYAPRIFEEAGLGESTALLSSIGIGITNLIFTLLGVFLIDKLGRKTLMYLGSIGYIISLSLVACAFFFGWTGMAVPIFLFLFIASHAIGQGAVIWVFISEIFPNHLRASGQSFGSTTHWFLAALIPALIPTLFSTIGAGVVFLFFAVMMVFQLLFVAFMMPETKGLSLEELSKKILKK from the coding sequence ATGAATAATAAAATATTAGTTTGGTCAATTACAGCAGCTTTAGCAGGTTTCTTATTTGGTTTTGATACAGTAGTTATTTCAGGTGCAGATAAAAAGCTACAATTATTATGGAATTCTTCAGATGTATTTCATGGTAGTGTTGTGATGGCAATGGCTCTTTGGGGTACAGTTATTGGGGCTATTTTTGGAGGCATTCCAACTAATAAATTAGGAAGAAAGAAAACATTATTAATAATAGGAATACTTTATACCGTATCAGCTATAGGTTCTGGCTTAGCAAATGACCCATATACATTTGCTTTTTTTAGGTTTTTAGGTGGTTTAGGAGTTGGTGCATCTACAATTGCAGCACCAGCTTATATTTCTGAAATCGCACCCGCTAAATATAGAGGGCGTTTAGTTGCCTTATATCAATTTAATATTGTTTTAGGAATTTTAATAGCATTCTTATCTAATTACTTATTAAATGATATTGGTGAAAATGCATGGAGATGGATGGTAGGTGTAGAGGCAATTCCTGCACTTATATATTCACTTTTTGTACTAACTGTGCCTAAGAGCCCTAGATGGCTATTATCTAAGTTTAGGAGTGATGAAGCTAAAGAGGTCTTGTCTATAATTAATCCTGATGTAGATCCAGAAATATTATTATTAGAAATGAATTCTGATAATAAAAAAGAAGATTTAAAAGAAACAATTTTTTTAAAGAAATACAGGTTCCCTTTAGCTTTAGCTTTTTTGATAGCAATGTTTAATCAATTATCAGGTATTAATGCCTTTTTATATTACGCGCCAAGAATTTTTGAGGAAGCTGGTTTAGGAGAAAGTACAGCATTATTAAGTAGTATAGGGATAGGGATAACCAATTTAATTTTTACATTATTAGGTGTTTTTCTTATAGATAAATTAGGACGAAAAACACTCATGTATTTGGGATCAATAGGATATATTATTTCTTTAAGTTTAGTAGCATGTGCATTCTTTTTTGGATGGACAGGTATGGCTGTCCCAATATTCCTATTCTTATTTATAGCATCACATGCAATTGGTCAAGGAGCAGTAATTTGGGTATTCATTTCAGAAATATTTCCAAATCATTTAAGAGCTTCAGGTCAATCTTTTGGGAGTACAACACATTGGTTTTTAGCAGCATTAATACCAGCATTAATACCAACTTTATTTTCTACAATTGGGGCGGGCGTGGTATTCTTGTTTTTCGCTGTTATGATGGTGTTTCAGTTGCTTTTTGTAGCTTTTATGATGCCTGAAACCAAAGGTCTTTCTTTAGAGGAATTAAGCAAAAAAATATTAAAAAAATAA
- a CDS encoding hybrid sensor histidine kinase/response regulator transcription factor → MNSHQNIKIKIVTFLSLLLFISCSMENEETKYKIGFSQCISTDDWRKYMDYEMTVEASLYSEIDLKIFQADGDVETQKLQIESMIKNNFDVIIISPIEPEPLVNTVEKAFEKGIPIIIIDRKINSEKFTAFIGADNLEVGRNAANYISSTNDGVVNVLEIKGSGNSYPKIERNLGFHEIINNEPNIKVQYSYDVDEVGKTANVFDSINLIPIDYVYAFNDDLAYDAWKIAKSKGLEKKIKFIGVDGLNGENNGIQLVRRRVLAATILYPTGGDEAIKIVRKILRKENVLKNNILNTTVIDYRNADIMKNQFDKISQHQNDIENQQLKIKQQEETYTTQSNTLKLLLVLLILIILLAAFSIYSSFNLKKKKRELEIQNNKITNQRNQIKKINEAKTNFFTSLSHEFKTPITLILSSIDSLSENKNIRDNKLLKEVGLIFNNSKRLLRLINQLIDFRKGEDKKFILRASKTNLYQFSNTIFKDFEREAQKRNIKFLLNTNNEYLDIYLDRNLMDKVYFNLLSNSFKFTPNNGTIKIEIEDIKESNFVKIYFKDSGIGIPENEIDKVFKAFYQGSNNNKSSSGIGLHLSKEFIELHKGEIEVSSNNGTEFMITLYKDNVHLSSDEIVFEPAIIDNPLLNFNLDYEDDAFTVQNDLIEENRDSILIIDDNEDLVKYLSSKLKLEYNVSINNGNSVLEKAFEVMPDIIICDVNLPEKNGFEICDILKKDIRTSHIPFIILTAYDNKESYIQGLESGADLFLTKPFSFAILYRSIKNLLYNREKLRKHYIKNIYKSEPIKKNGLFEQDFIEIMNKHIYENIDDSSFSVEQLATKLSISRVQLYRKIKSILNISISDYILNIRLEKAKTLLQDSKLSISEVAYSVGFSSPSYFSSSFKNKFGKTPKLYRKN, encoded by the coding sequence TTGAATTCACATCAAAATATAAAAATTAAAATTGTAACCTTTTTAAGTCTACTTTTATTTATTTCTTGTTCTATGGAAAATGAGGAAACAAAATACAAAATTGGTTTTTCTCAATGTATTAGTACAGATGACTGGCGAAAATATATGGATTATGAGATGACTGTAGAAGCTTCATTATATTCCGAAATCGATTTAAAAATTTTTCAAGCAGATGGAGATGTGGAAACTCAAAAGCTGCAGATAGAATCAATGATAAAAAATAATTTCGATGTCATTATTATTTCTCCAATAGAACCAGAACCTCTTGTAAATACTGTTGAAAAAGCTTTTGAGAAAGGTATTCCTATTATCATTATTGATCGGAAAATAAATTCAGAAAAATTTACAGCTTTCATTGGTGCAGATAATTTAGAAGTTGGTAGAAATGCTGCTAATTATATTTCTTCTACTAATGATGGAGTTGTTAATGTTTTAGAAATAAAAGGAAGTGGAAATTCATACCCAAAGATAGAGAGAAACTTAGGATTTCACGAAATAATTAATAATGAGCCAAATATTAAAGTACAATATAGTTATGATGTAGATGAAGTAGGTAAAACTGCTAATGTATTCGATTCTATAAATTTGATTCCTATAGATTATGTATATGCATTTAATGATGATCTAGCTTACGATGCTTGGAAAATTGCAAAATCTAAAGGACTAGAAAAGAAAATTAAGTTTATAGGAGTTGATGGATTAAACGGAGAAAATAATGGAATTCAATTAGTAAGGAGAAGAGTATTAGCGGCTACTATTTTATATCCTACAGGTGGTGATGAAGCAATTAAGATTGTTAGAAAAATTTTAAGAAAAGAAAATGTTTTAAAAAATAATATTCTTAATACTACGGTAATAGATTACAGGAATGCCGATATAATGAAAAATCAGTTTGATAAAATTAGTCAGCATCAAAATGATATAGAAAATCAACAATTAAAGATAAAACAACAAGAAGAAACATATACCACTCAAAGTAATACCCTAAAATTACTTTTAGTCCTATTAATACTTATTATTTTATTGGCAGCTTTCAGTATTTATTCTAGTTTTAATTTAAAGAAAAAGAAAAGAGAATTAGAAATTCAGAACAATAAAATTACAAATCAACGTAATCAAATTAAAAAAATTAACGAAGCGAAGACCAATTTTTTTACGAGCCTTTCCCATGAGTTTAAAACGCCAATAACTCTCATTCTGTCCTCTATAGATTCTCTTTCTGAAAACAAAAATATTAGAGACAATAAACTTTTAAAAGAAGTTGGTTTAATTTTTAATAATTCAAAACGATTATTACGTTTAATTAATCAATTAATAGATTTTAGAAAAGGTGAAGATAAAAAATTTATTTTAAGAGCATCAAAAACAAATTTATACCAATTTTCAAATACAATTTTTAAAGATTTTGAGAGAGAAGCTCAAAAAAGAAATATTAAGTTTTTACTAAATACAAATAATGAATATTTAGATATCTATTTAGATAGAAACTTAATGGATAAGGTTTATTTCAATTTACTTTCAAATTCTTTTAAGTTTACTCCAAACAACGGTACAATTAAAATTGAAATTGAAGACATAAAAGAAAGTAATTTTGTTAAAATATATTTTAAAGATTCAGGTATAGGAATTCCTGAAAATGAAATAGATAAAGTCTTTAAAGCTTTTTATCAAGGATCTAATAATAATAAATCGAGTTCAGGTATTGGTTTGCATTTATCAAAAGAGTTTATAGAATTGCATAAAGGAGAAATTGAAGTAAGTTCAAATAATGGAACTGAATTTATGATTACTTTATATAAAGATAATGTGCATTTGAGTTCAGATGAAATTGTTTTTGAACCAGCTATTATAGATAATCCATTGCTAAACTTTAATTTAGATTATGAAGATGATGCTTTTACAGTACAAAATGATTTAATTGAAGAAAATAGAGATTCAATATTAATTATTGATGATAATGAAGATTTGGTTAAATACTTAAGTAGTAAGTTAAAATTAGAATACAATGTAAGTATAAATAATGGTAATAGTGTTTTAGAAAAAGCATTTGAAGTAATGCCAGATATTATAATTTGCGATGTTAATTTACCAGAGAAAAATGGATTTGAAATTTGTGATATATTAAAAAAAGATATAAGAACATCGCATATTCCATTTATTATTTTAACAGCTTATGATAATAAAGAATCTTATATTCAGGGTTTAGAATCTGGAGCAGATTTATTCTTAACGAAACCGTTTAGTTTTGCGATCCTATATAGGTCAATTAAAAACCTTTTATATAATCGTGAGAAACTTCGTAAACATTATATTAAAAATATATATAAGTCTGAACCAATTAAAAAAAATGGTTTATTTGAACAAGATTTTATAGAAATAATGAACAAACATATATATGAAAATATAGATGATTCAAGTTTTTCTGTAGAGCAATTAGCTACTAAATTAAGTATATCTAGAGTACAATTATATAGGAAAATCAAATCAATATTAAATATTAGTATAAGTGATTATATTTTAAATATTAGATTGGAAAAAGCAAAAACATTGCTTCAAGATTCTAAACTTTCGATTTCAGAAGTTGCATATTCTGTTGGTTTTTCTTCACCTAGTTATTTTTCTTCATCTTTTAAAAATAAGTTTGGTAAAACTCCAAAATTATATAGGAAAAATTAA
- the aroC gene encoding chorismate synthase yields MSFNSFGNLLKVTTYGESHGTAIGGIIDGFPAGLQVDFDAIQNELNRRKPGQSKIVTQRKEPDTVEFLSGIFEGKTTGTSIGFIIRNTNQKSNDYNHNTNVYRPSHADYTYDQKYGIRDYRGGGRSSARETANWVVAGALAKQLVASIKINAFTSSVGDIFIDKPYQELDFSKTEDNIVRCPDAKSAEKMISKIKEIRKAGDTIGGTITCVAQNMPVGLGEPIFNKLHAELGKAMLSINAVKGFEFGSGFCGAKMKGSEHNDIFNADGSTQSNLSGGIQGGISNGMDIYFRVAFKPVATIMSSQQTINSENEITEITGKGRHDPCVVPRAVPIIEAMTALVLADFWLINKIRKI; encoded by the coding sequence ATGTCATTTAATTCTTTTGGAAATTTATTAAAAGTTACAACGTATGGAGAATCTCATGGAACTGCTATTGGCGGAATCATAGATGGATTTCCTGCAGGATTACAAGTCGATTTTGACGCAATTCAAAATGAATTAAACAGACGTAAACCTGGACAGTCTAAAATTGTTACACAACGTAAAGAGCCAGATACTGTAGAGTTTTTGTCTGGAATTTTTGAAGGTAAAACTACAGGAACTTCAATCGGTTTTATCATTAGAAACACAAATCAGAAAAGTAACGATTATAACCATAATACTAACGTTTACAGACCTTCGCACGCAGATTACACCTATGACCAAAAATACGGAATTAGAGATTATAGAGGTGGTGGAAGAAGTTCTGCTCGTGAAACTGCGAATTGGGTTGTAGCTGGAGCCTTGGCAAAACAATTAGTTGCAAGCATAAAAATTAACGCGTTTACTTCGTCAGTTGGAGATATTTTTATTGATAAACCTTATCAAGAATTAGATTTTTCTAAAACCGAAGATAATATTGTTCGTTGTCCTGATGCAAAATCAGCAGAAAAAATGATTTCTAAAATTAAGGAAATTAGAAAAGCTGGAGATACAATTGGTGGTACAATTACCTGTGTTGCGCAAAACATGCCTGTTGGTTTAGGTGAACCTATTTTTAATAAATTGCATGCAGAATTAGGCAAAGCAATGCTTTCTATAAATGCTGTAAAAGGTTTTGAATTTGGTAGTGGGTTTTGTGGTGCAAAAATGAAAGGATCTGAACACAATGATATTTTTAATGCAGATGGCTCCACACAATCTAATTTATCTGGAGGAATTCAGGGTGGAATTAGTAATGGAATGGACATTTATTTTAGAGTTGCTTTTAAACCTGTAGCAACAATTATGAGTAGCCAACAGACTATAAATTCTGAAAATGAAATAACAGAAATTACTGGAAAAGGAAGACATGATCCTTGTGTAGTGCCTAGAGCTGTGCCAATAATTGAAGCAATGACTGCTTTAGTTTTAGCTGATTTTTGGTTAATCAATAAAATTAGAAAGATTTGA
- a CDS encoding glycoside hydrolase family 32 protein codes for MKKIELLLIMVLLGVGCKNATKTNKYFQSLNIKEGVEVVEKYRPKFHFTPEENWMNDPNGLVYSKGFYHLFYQYYPDGIVWGPMHWGHAKSKNLLNWEHMPIALYPDKLGYIFSGSAVIDKNNSAGFGKDAMIAIFTYHDPVKEKEGRIDYQTQGIAFSLDDGLTWKKYDQNPVINNPGIRDFRDPKVFWNEDKLVWQLVLVAKDHVQIYDSKNLKQWTKISEFRFQDKPALGVWECPDLFKLKVNGTNKEKWVLIISHGGESAPNGGSGTRYFVGDYDGTTFTTDQKESQWIDYGTDNYAGVTYNNIPGNKRIFIGWMSNWNYANETPTKKWRSAMTIPRELKLIKKNENFLVKSEIIENFQTLSTEVLKEEVLGDFPYNFQYQNLQQSKISFDAIVENKLEIVLSNTKKEKYIISYNKVTGVFAIDRSKSGKVDFNKNYKNAAIQEMTIGNVDKLSLDIVLDASSIEIFINQGEYVMTTQIFPTKDFTNFKINHSSISSIQNAKIKSIKLN; via the coding sequence ATGAAAAAAATTGAATTATTATTGATTATGGTCTTGTTGGGTGTTGGTTGTAAAAATGCAACTAAAACTAACAAGTATTTTCAATCATTAAATATCAAAGAAGGTGTGGAAGTGGTCGAAAAATATCGTCCTAAATTCCATTTTACTCCAGAAGAAAATTGGATGAATGACCCCAATGGATTGGTTTATTCGAAAGGTTTTTATCATTTATTTTATCAATATTATCCAGATGGGATAGTTTGGGGGCCTATGCACTGGGGACATGCAAAAAGTAAAAACTTATTAAATTGGGAACATATGCCTATAGCACTGTATCCAGACAAATTAGGTTATATTTTTTCTGGTAGTGCGGTGATTGATAAAAATAATTCTGCTGGTTTTGGTAAAGATGCAATGATAGCAATTTTTACTTATCATGATCCTGTAAAGGAAAAAGAAGGTAGGATAGATTATCAAACTCAAGGAATTGCTTTTAGTTTAGATGATGGACTAACATGGAAAAAATATGATCAAAACCCAGTAATAAATAATCCAGGGATAAGAGATTTTAGAGATCCAAAAGTATTTTGGAACGAAGATAAATTAGTATGGCAATTAGTATTAGTTGCTAAGGATCATGTCCAAATTTATGATTCTAAAAACCTTAAACAATGGACAAAAATAAGTGAATTCAGATTCCAAGATAAACCTGCATTAGGTGTGTGGGAATGTCCGGATTTATTCAAACTAAAAGTAAATGGAACGAATAAAGAAAAATGGGTACTTATAATTAGTCACGGAGGTGAAAGTGCACCAAATGGTGGTTCAGGAACAAGGTACTTTGTAGGGGATTATGATGGAACAACATTTACTACAGATCAAAAAGAAAGTCAATGGATAGATTATGGAACTGATAATTATGCTGGTGTAACATATAATAATATACCAGGTAATAAAAGAATCTTTATTGGTTGGATGAGTAATTGGAATTATGCAAATGAAACTCCAACAAAAAAATGGAGAAGTGCAATGACAATTCCAAGAGAATTAAAATTAATTAAAAAGAATGAGAACTTCCTTGTTAAAAGTGAAATTATTGAAAATTTCCAGACTCTTTCTACTGAGGTTCTAAAAGAGGAAGTATTAGGCGATTTTCCTTATAACTTTCAATATCAAAATCTACAGCAAAGTAAAATATCCTTTGATGCAATAGTTGAAAATAAACTAGAAATTGTTTTATCAAATACAAAAAAAGAGAAGTATATAATTTCTTATAATAAGGTAACAGGGGTATTTGCTATTGATAGATCGAAATCTGGTAAAGTAGATTTTAATAAAAATTATAAAAATGCTGCTATTCAAGAAATGACGATTGGTAATGTTGATAAATTATCTCTAGATATAGTGTTAGACGCATCCTCAATAGAGATTTTTATAAACCAAGGAGAATATGTCATGACAACTCAAATATTTCCAACAAAAGATTTTACTAATTTTAAAATTAATCACTCTAGTATATCTAGCATTCAGAATGCAAAAATTAAATCAATTAAATTAAACTAA
- a CDS encoding heparan-alpha-glucosaminide N-acetyltransferase domain-containing protein, translating to MESKRLYFIDIIRAFAIIMMLQGHFIDTLLAIEYRDLNTIPFAIWYYFRGITAPTFFTISGLIFTYLLLRAKEKGDEKKRMRKGIIRGFFLIFVGYLIRSPILQWLSGSFNNYFLVIDVLQCIGLSLILIIILYFLSAKKTTLFSILSVSIGILIFLTEPLYRGLSFENLPIFISNYISKNNGSIFTIIPWFGYIAFGAFLATLFHKNLYKKRFKLKAIISFFITGILLIFYSSYILSEISKVTNIKLFLDSASYNYLFTRLGNVFIYFAFFYSLERFLKFPLILKIGQKTLSIYVIHFIIIYGSFTGVGLKLIGKTLTPWQAVFGALTFITCVCFISFYYVKTNAFLYKYFRNIFNNLKGK from the coding sequence TTGGAATCTAAAAGATTATATTTTATAGATATTATACGTGCTTTTGCAATAATCATGATGTTGCAAGGGCATTTTATTGATACACTTTTAGCTATTGAATATAGAGACTTAAATACTATTCCCTTTGCAATCTGGTATTATTTTAGAGGGATAACTGCACCTACTTTCTTTACAATTTCTGGATTAATTTTCACCTATTTACTTTTAAGAGCTAAAGAAAAAGGAGATGAAAAAAAACGAATGCGAAAAGGAATTATTAGAGGTTTTTTTTTAATTTTTGTTGGCTATTTAATAAGATCTCCAATCTTACAATGGCTTTCTGGAAGTTTTAACAACTATTTTTTAGTGATAGATGTTTTACAATGTATTGGATTAAGTTTAATTTTAATAATTATTTTATATTTTTTATCAGCAAAAAAAACAACTTTATTTTCAATACTATCAGTATCAATAGGTATTTTAATTTTCTTAACAGAACCTTTATATCGTGGATTATCTTTTGAAAATTTACCCATATTTATCAGTAACTATATTTCAAAAAATAATGGATCTATTTTTACTATAATTCCTTGGTTTGGTTATATTGCTTTTGGGGCTTTTTTGGCTACACTTTTTCACAAAAATTTATATAAAAAAAGGTTTAAACTTAAAGCTATTATATCCTTTTTTATAACTGGTATTCTACTAATTTTTTATTCTTCATACATTTTATCTGAAATTTCTAAAGTAACGAACATCAAACTGTTTTTAGATTCTGCGAGTTATAATTATCTTTTTACAAGGTTAGGGAATGTTTTTATTTATTTTGCTTTCTTTTATTCCCTAGAAAGATTCTTAAAATTTCCGTTAATTCTTAAAATTGGACAAAAAACTTTATCTATTTATGTAATACATTTTATTATAATTTATGGTAGTTTTACAGGGGTTGGTTTAAAATTAATTGGCAAAACACTAACTCCTTGGCAAGCTGTTTTTGGAGCATTAACTTTTATTACTTGTGTTTGTTTTATCTCTTTTTATTATGTGAAAACAAATGCATTTTTATATAAATATTTCAGAAATATTTTTAATAACTTGAAAGGAAAGTAA